The DNA window GACACGTACCAGAGTGGAgattatttaatccttatatgaAACTATTGATATTTTCAACTCTGCGAAACTACTAAGTGTTATTCATACCTTCAATTCCCTCCTCGATATTTTCTAATGCATGTATCTGCTTAGAAGCATCcttgctcttctttttttcatttgattttgatttcttattcttctttttagatcggcaacagcagcagcaccatTTTGGCAAGCAATTGCATGTCCTCCCTGGGGGCTTCTTCTTGATAGGGGCATCGTACCCATAAAGTGCTTGCCTCCTGAAGACACATCCAGTACCAACATATATAGGTCCTTGTATGCCATCCAATCCTTTCATATTGATCTGCATTGAGAAAAATGGATGAGCTTATCGAGAAAAAGAAAGCCCATGTGTGTATCAAACCAACATCATTAAGACGACTCTCACTTACATCAAAGAATACGACATTACGATTTGAGTATCTATCATGACGATCAATCCCATCAAATCTTTGTGGAAATTGCACATAACAGATTTTCTTTCCAGATGTCGGGTCCATCATGAAGCACATGGCTTCTCGAAGTGCCTTACTGTTGTTTATATAATGATCACAATCAACATTCAGCATGTAAGGAGCATTTGTTATGATTGCAGAGACCCTCACCTTCATTAACAGGCAAACACAAAATGTCAGAGTGGGAAGAGAATGATAAAATGCCAGAAAAGTTTGTTTGTGAGAGAGTTTTACCAAAGAATTCATAGCCCCAGCTTTCTTGTGGTGATCAAATCCCGGTCTCTTCTCACGAGACACGTAAACTAGACGAGGCAATTCATTTCCCTCAACATCATGAACTCCATTATGACCAAGGAAAACCTGAAGGAGGATAGCAAGCATTAGATTTACTTGAAATCTCGCTAACTATAAGGCAAGGAGGATGTCTACCCCCTGAAACCACTCTCATAAaggttttcaaacaaaatatttcacCTGAATCATTCCAGGATGATCTCTGACATTATTCCCTGGCCATGGAGTGCCATCCTGCATTGTCCAACCATCCTCAGGAACCTTCTGTGCCGTGGCAACTAACCCATTTATTCGAACTTTGAACTCTTCATACTCTctctgaaatcaacaaatcacaACAAAAATCCATAATGTCAATTGTTAAAATGAAaccaaacttatttatttatttacgatGTGAATATCATTGttgtcataaaaataatttcaagagaaaaagttcagctttcattttattaattgaatgcAAAGGCAAGCTTCTTCTCCAGTCACAGTTTATGAATTTTCAGTGCCACCATTTCTGTCATGTACAAGAATGGGACAAGGATGAAATAACagcataaacaaataaaaaggatgAGCCACAAACCTTCATTGCACGACGTTCCCTGATAAATGCTGGATCTACTCTGTCTTTCAAATAGTCAACCTTCTGAGCAAAATACCATTCTGGAGCTCGAGGTTCAATGCTGAACCTCTTGCAGAAAGGGACCCACTTTCTTGCAAATTCAGATGTCTCAGAGATAGCTTCAAAAGTAAGCATGGCCGCACCATCATCTGAGACATAGCATGCAACTTTATCGACTGGATAATCTACAGCAAGGATGGACAAGACTGTGTTTGCAGTGATAAGTGGAGGTTCTTTCATAGGATCAACTGTGCTAACAAATACGTCCACACTCGCCAACTCAGATGGCTTCCCCTCTTTCTCATACCTACAGGAAAATTAAAAGCTGAAGCTGAAATTCCTGACAATAATAACCACAATGTGTTTGTGtgtgagggagagagagagagatacctCAATGATAATCTATCTAGATATGTTTCTCGCTCAATTGGATACCACTTTGGAAACTGATCTAATATCCAAGATACGGCAAACCATATTTCACAAATTACTGATGTAAGCCACAATCCATAGGCATCGTTGACTGGATGAAGAATTCTATAGTGAAAAAAGAGGCCGAGAATCACAAGCCTGAGTATAATGATCAATCTGTATggactaatcttgcttgaagAAATTGGTAATTTCCTTGAAAGAGGCTGCCTTCCTTCATCCATCCTACCAAATCATGGTAGACAATTAGTTTTTCTAATCAAATCTTTAGAAACAGCAACTGACAGAATAAAAAGGAATGAATGGACCTTCGCTtactaaatttgtttaaaagctAAAGTCTCTAAGTACTATACTTGAACAACAACACATAAAATACAGTACATAAAAACCTGAAATAATGAAATGCGCCTGTTTATATGGTTTTTAGAAACATACAGTATCTATTTTCATAATAAGCTTGGCAATTGCACAAGGGCATCCATGCTAGCACATGgtgtaaaaattatatatatgaataattcaaaatcataaaacagCAATGTCTTGCAGCAACAAATTTTTGCAAGGACATATCAGTGGTCAAATAAACTTATCTCAATTCTCGAAAACGATAAATCAAGTAATGAGAACTACATTCAGACATTATGACCACATCATTGTTTCAATATAGTAGATGTTAAAAGCGCTTCTTGGATTTGTTATCATTAACAACGGCCACTTTTAGAATGTAATTAAACTAAATGTTTCCTTAAGGCAATAGAAATTCCAATCAATAACTTCTGTTCACATTTAATATAAGATCACAACAACAATGCAATTATATACACAAACCTAGTTCTTCTCTTAGCTGGAAAATGCAATGTAATTGTACATAACGACAACTGTTCTTATTTTGACACCAACTGCAAAATTTATAGCAATTAAACAGTTGCTTGTATTCTTATTtgtttcagaaaaaaataataatgaagttGCTAGTATAGCTGTGAGTGCTTGGCATAACTGCTACTATATTAAAATGACCAATTTTCATACTAACTTTCTTGTCCAGCTGTTTTCCGACATCAGGCTaatgatgaatgaaaaaaattatcagaaaaGGTCTAATAAAAATCTTCATGACTGAGATTGCTGCTGGGTCAGACTATCAGAAGCAGCAAAGTTCGAGAGCAAATAAAGGAACAGTATCCTTACTCAAAGATAAAAGCAAAGGGGATTTGAAAGGCTAAATATTAAGTAGTCAAGCTCTTGAGAGTAAACAATAAGGTAACACTCTGCAGAGCAATAATTTGTCAGTAAAAGCACTTACATAGGCAAATCAGGATCATCCAATTCATCTCCACCATTGTTTTCACCACCCTTTCCTCCTTGGTGCTTGACCACCTGAAGTTTATCACTCTGCTTTTTCTTCCACTCCTCCATTCTTTCCTTCCACGCAACCGTTCCATACCCATACACCGCCAAGTCTTTCTTAGGATCCATAGGCCTTGGTGGCACTGTAGCAGCAACAGAAGTAAACACACGCTAAGCTAAGTTGAGGCAAAAATCTAAACAGCTGTAAAAGTGATGGTGGTTTTCAGAAAGCTACACGCGACAATTTAAGGAACTTACAAGGAATTGAAGAATCAGAAAACGGCATTGGGTGTATCCGTTTTCCATGAAATGGGGGTACGATAAGGGCATGCTTATCAGAAGAGATTCCGACATCCTGCACCAGAAAACCCAGTCTCATCATATGAACTCAAAATTAGTAAAACTTATAGCTGTAACAAAAGGTAGTAGTAAAAATTATAGCTGTAATAAAAAGATGTATATTGAATAGTAAAATCTGAACAATCAAATCCACCTCTTCACCATAGGTCAGGAGAGGAATTTCAGGAGCAACGGAAGCAGAGTCAAACTCAGATGGTGTAGCGAACCCAGAAACATGGGCTTGTGAACCACGACCAGTGTTGAGGCGAGCAGAGAGCAAGGCTTCAGCAACATGGCGAGGGTCTCTCCTGTCATTGACACCAATATCAAATTCATTCTCCAAATCATCCGTATCTTCCTCTTCCTCATCCCCGTCAACTCTAGGACTCCCTGCAATAGGTCGCATTTTTCAGTTGTTCttgaattaatatcaaaatgTCACGAAGGGTTTTCGATGAATAAAGCATAAAATTCTCAATATAACAAAGACAGTGAGAGGCTGACCTTTGATACGCTTGTATCTGGTTCGGCATTGAGGGCAGGCTTGATTGCCTTCTCTTCTTTCATACTCATAGCAAGGTCTACACACAGGGAACGCACATTCATTGCAAGCAACAAATGGCTCCCCGTCCACTGTAACCTCTATCTCATCCCCACAGATCTTGCAAATCTGCCCACTTAATTCTTTAACAGAGGTGACCTGGAATTGATAACAGCcataaaatcaaatctataatcAGATGAAGTGAAGACTGCAGAAGTTTATGAAATTTTACTATtcatttcactaaaaaaatcagTGAAATGCACTGATGGGGAAACAAAGTTGCAAACTTTCATGCAACGGTTTCATTGACTGGCTCAGAAATCTAGAggtcaaagggaaaaaaacaggaACTAATTAATGAAAACTGTTTATAAAATACATTACCGCAGTgcacaagaaaagaaatttaagacaaaacacATATTTTCAATACTATCATAGTCTATCTacttaaagaaaaacaataaattaagcATGACCAGTATGCTTAAAAATCTTCCAAATATTCACTAGACAAGGGGGggaaataatgaagaaaaaccatTAGAATCACTATCACAGCTTAAAGACCACCTGGGATCGTTGAACTTTGCACGAAATCGGTAATCACAGTCAAAACGTAGTAAAGATGGGCAAATGGTGTGTTCGAAATGCAGAAATGGAGTCATACAACCACTTGAAATACCAAAAGAAACAGAGTTTTCCATACTCAAAGTGTTTAAATCcgcaaaacaattaaaaaaaaaggcagcagcagaagaagaagaagaagaagaaatccaaGTAACACTTACTCTTGCAATTTCATCAGCATTGATAAGAACAAACTCATTTCTATTGTGAGAACCTGCAATGAGTCTCCCTTTGGTCTCCATTTACAGTCCACCAcacaaacaacaaagaaaaaaacccctTAAATCTCAACTCGCAGTTCGCAATAtcactctctctccctctccctgtCTCTCATCACTCAAAAACGCACAAAACTCAAAACTTTATCTCTCTCACTTCCTCTCTCCGTGCTTTCAGCTCACTCTCTGATGCGCACACACTCAGCCTCaaatacaagaaagaaaacacgTACTGCTGTTAGAGAGAGTAAATACATATAGAAAGCGAGAGTTTTGCGATTACAATAAAATACTACAAAGAGAAATTacatgcattaaaaaaagatttgatttttttttctttttttgtttcgttATATGCTGGTTGATTCTTTTCTTCACGGACCTCCCAGCTGGGTTCTCTCTGTGAATCTGGTTGGCCTTGATCTGTGACGCCACTTTGCTtgccaaaaataattatatacacAAAACGTAatttattttagagagagataaaatattttattgattgatagaaaaagaaaaaggaaaaaaaattcaacgcGTAATACACTAAGAGACGAGACAGGGATAAAGACAATTGAAAGGTTCAGCTTGCCGTATTATCTACATGTGTGTGTCGGTCGGTTTGTCTACCTCTACTGTATACGTATATGTGTGTTGTTTGCTTTACGTTTTTGCATATCTGGGTTTTATGTATTGAATAGAAGGCGTTAAAGGGGGGCCGTAATTTTGATGGTGGGGTGGTGGCAGAGAGTGGTAGTTGGTGGTGGGGCCAAGGGAGGTGCCCCACCGGAGCTGTAGAGTGGTTAAAAGGGTGTTATCAGTAATTTCGCATTCCTCTTGGCTTGTGCTGATTTGCGAAGCACTGATGATCGTGATGTGATGTGTCCTTCCTCGATTCTCTCTCACAGTTTGTGTTATTGTTGTCAGTGGGTGTTGTGTCAAATGAgagagaaactttttattttatattttttgcccTTTTTGAG is part of the Populus trichocarpa isolate Nisqually-1 chromosome 2, P.trichocarpa_v4.1, whole genome shotgun sequence genome and encodes:
- the LOC7468772 gene encoding cellulose synthase A catalytic subunit 2 [UDP-forming]-like, giving the protein METKGRLIAGSHNRNEFVLINADEIARVTSVKELSGQICKICGDEIEVTVDGEPFVACNECAFPVCRPCYEYERREGNQACPQCRTRYKRIKGSPRVDGDEEEEDTDDLENEFDIGVNDRRDPRHVAEALLSARLNTGRGSQAHVSGFATPSEFDSASVAPEIPLLTYGEEDVGISSDKHALIVPPFHGKRIHPMPFSDSSIPLPPRPMDPKKDLAVYGYGTVAWKERMEEWKKKQSDKLQVVKHQGGKGGENNGGDELDDPDLPMMDEGRQPLSRKLPISSSKISPYRLIIILRLVILGLFFHYRILHPVNDAYGLWLTSVICEIWFAVSWILDQFPKWYPIERETYLDRLSLRYEKEGKPSELASVDVFVSTVDPMKEPPLITANTVLSILAVDYPVDKVACYVSDDGAAMLTFEAISETSEFARKWVPFCKRFSIEPRAPEWYFAQKVDYLKDRVDPAFIRERRAMKREYEEFKVRINGLVATAQKVPEDGWTMQDGTPWPGNNVRDHPGMIQVFLGHNGVHDVEGNELPRLVYVSREKRPGFDHHKKAGAMNSLVRVSAIITNAPYMLNVDCDHYINNSKALREAMCFMMDPTSGKKICYVQFPQRFDGIDRHDRYSNRNVVFFDINMKGLDGIQGPIYVGTGCVFRRQALYGYDAPIKKKPPGRTCNCLPKWCCCCCRSKKKNKKSKSNEKKKSKDASKQIHALENIEEGIEGIDNEKSALMPQIKFEKKFGQSSVFIASTLMEDGGVPKGASSASLLKEAIHVISCGYEDKTEWGKEIGWIYGSVTEDILTGFKMHCHGWRSVYCMPKRPAFKGSAPINLSDRLHQVLRWALGSVEILLSRHCPIWYGYGCGLKWLERFSYINSVVYPLTSIPLIAYCTLPAVCLLTGKFIVPEISNYASIIFMALFISIAATGILEMQWGGVGIHDWWRNEQFWVIGGASAHLFALFQGLLKVLAGVNTNFTVTSKAADDGEFSDLYLFKWTSLLIPPMTLLIINIIGVVVGISDAINNGYETWGPLFGKLFFALWVIVHLYPFLKGWLGKQDRLPTIIVVWSILLASVLTLLWVRINPFVSKGGIVLEVCGLDCN